In Macaca fascicularis isolate 582-1 chromosome X, T2T-MFA8v1.1, one DNA window encodes the following:
- the IGSF1 gene encoding immunoglobulin superfamily member 1 isoform X1: MTLDRRGEGATMLKTFTVLLFCIRMSLGMTSIVMDPQPELWIESNYPQAPWENITLWCRSPSRISSKFLLLKDKTQMTWIRPSHKTFQVSFLIGALTESNAGLYRCCYWKEPGWSKPSKVLELEAPGQLPKPIFWIQAETPPLPGCNVNILCHGWLQDLVFMLFKEGYAEPVDYQVPTGTMAIFSIDNLTPEDEGVYICRTHIQMLPTLWSEPSNPLKLVVAGLYPKPTLTAHPGPIMAPGESLNLRCQGPIYGMTFALMRVEDLEKSFYHKKTIKNEAYFFFRSLKIQDTGHYLCFYYDISYRGSLLSDVLKIWVTDTFPKTWLLAWPSPVVQMGQNVSLWCRGPVDGVGLALYKKGEDKPVQFLDATSIDDNTSFFLNNVTYSDTGIYSCQYLLTWKTSIRMPSHNTVELMVVDKPPKPSLSAWPSTVFKLGKAITLRCRVSHPVLEFSLEWEEREAFQKFSVDGDFIISNVDGKGTGTYSCSYRVETHPNIWSHRSEPLKLMGPAGYLTWNYVLNEAVRLSLIVQLVALLLVVLWIRWKCRRLRIREAWLLGTAQGVTMLFIVTALLSCGLCNGVLIEETEIVMPTPKPELWAETNFPLAPWKNLTLWCRSPSGSTKEFVLLKDGTGWIATRPASEQVRAAFPLGALTQSHTGSYHCHSWEEMAVSEPSEALELLGTDILPKPVISASLPIRGQELQLRCKGWLAGMGFALYKEGQQEPVQQLGAVGREAVFTIQRMEDKDEGNYSCRTHTEQRPFKWSEPSEPLELVIKEMYPKPFFKTWASPVVTPGARVTFNCSTPHQHMSFILYKDGSEIASSDRSWASPGASAAHFLIISVGIGDGGNYSCRYYDFSIWSEPSDPVELVVTEFYPKPTLLAQPGPVVFPGKSVTLRCQGTFQGMRFALLQEGAQVPLQFQSVSGNSADFLLHTVGAEDSGNYSCIYYETTMSNRGSYLSIPLMIWVTDTFPKPWLFAEPSSVVPMGQNVTLWCRGPVHGVGYILHKEEEATSMQLWGSTSNDGAFPITNISGASMGRYSCCYHPDWTSSIKIQPSNTLELIVTGLLPKPSLLAQPGPMVSPGENMTLQCQGELPDSTFVLLKEGTQDPLEQQRPSGYRADFWMPAVRGEDSGIYSCVYYLDSAPFAASNHSDSLEIWVTDKPPKPSLSAWPGTMFKLGKDIILQCRGPLPGVEFVLEHDGEEAPQQFSEDGDFVINNVEGKGIGNYSCSYRLQAYPDIWSEPSDSLELVGAAGPVAQECTVGNIVRSSLIVVVVVALGVVLAIEWKKWPRLRTRGSETDGRDQTIALEECNQEGEPGTPANSPSSTSRRISVELPVPI, encoded by the exons ATGACCCTGGACAGACGAGGGGAGGGAGCCACCATGCTGAAGACATTCACTGTTTTGCTCTTTTGCATTC GGATGAGTCTGGGTATGACATCGATAG TGATGGACCCTCAACCGGAGCTGTGGATAGAGTCCAACTACCCCCAGGCCCCTTGGGAGAACATCACGCTTTGGTGCCGAAGCCCCTCTCGGATATCAAGCAAGTTCCTGTTGCTGAAGGATAAGACACAGATGACCTGGATCCGCCCTTCCCACAAGACCTTCCAAGTTTCATTCCTTATAGGTGCCCTTACTGAGTCCAATGCAGGTCTTTACCGGTGCTGCTACTGGAAGGAGCCAGGCTGGTCAAAGCCCAGTAAAGTTCTAGAGTTGGAGGCACCAG GCCAGCTGCCCAAGCCCATCTTCTGGATTCAGGCTGAGACCCCCCCTCTTCCTGGATGTAATGTTAACATCCTCTGCCATGGCTGGCTGCAGGATTTGGTATTCATGCTGTTTAAAGAGGGATATGCAGAGCCTGTGGATTACCAAGTCCCAACTGGGACAATGGCTATATTCTCCATTGACAACCTGACACCTGAGGATGAAGGGGTTTACATCTGCCGCACTCATATCCAGATGCTCCCCACCCTGTGGTCAGAGCCCAGCAACCCCCTGAAGCTGGTTGTAGCAG GACTCTACCCCAAACCAACTTTGACAGCCCATCCTGGGCCCATCATGGCACCTGGAGAAAGCCTGAATCTCAGGTGTCAAGGGCCAATCTATGGAATGACCTTTGCCCTAATGAGGGTTGAAGACTTGGAGAAGTCCTTTTACCACAAGAAGACAATAAAAAACGAGGCATATTTCTTCTTCCGGTCTTTGAAGATCCAAGATACTGGACATTACCTCTGCTTTTACTATGACATTTCATATAGAGGTTCACTCCTTAGTGATGTCCTGAAAATCTGGGTAACTG ACACTTTCCCCAAGACCTGGCTACTTGCTTGGCCCAGTCCTGTGGTCCAAATGGGTCAGAATGTGAGCCTATGGTGTCGAGGACCAGTGGATGGAGTGGGTCTTGCACTCTATAAGAAAGGAGAAGACAAACCAGTTCAGTTTTTAGATGCCACCAGCATCGATGACAACACATCATTCTTCCTCAACAATGTAACCTACAGTGATACTGGCATCTATAGCTGCCAGTATCTTCTCACCTGGAAGACCTCCATTAGGATGCCATCACACAACACTGTGGAGCTTATGGTTGTAG ATAAGCCCCCCAAACCCTCCCTGTCAGCTTGGCCAAGCACTGTGTTCAAGCTAGGAAAGGCCATCACCCTTCGGTGCCGAGTATCTCATCCAGTACTGGAATTTTCTCTGgaatgggaagaaagagaagcatTCCAAAAATTCTCAGTAGACGGAGACTTCATCATCAGTAATGTTGATGGGAAAGGCACAGGGACTTACAGTTGCAGCTATCGCGTAGAGACACATCCTAACATCTGGTCACATCGCAGTGAGCCCCTGAAGCTGATGGGGCCAGCAG GCTATCTCACCTGGAATTACGTTCTGAATGAAGCTGTCAGGTTGTCTCTAATCGTGCAGCTTGTTGCCTTGCTGTTGGTAGTGCTGTGGATAAGGTGGAAGTGTCGGAGACTCAGAATCAG AGAAGCCTGGTTGCTGGGAACAGCTCAAGGGGTCACCATGCTCTTCATAGTCACGGCCCTTCTCTCCTGTG GACTGTGCAATGGGGTATTGATAGAAGAGACTG AAATAGTCATGCCAACCCCTAAGCCTGAGCTGTGGGCAGAGACCAACTTTCCTCTGGCCCCGTGGAAGAACTTAACCCTCTGGTGCAGAAGCCCTTCTGGCTCAACTAAGGAGTTTGTGCTGCTGAAGGACGGGACCGGGTGGATTGCAACTCGCCCGGCCTCAGAGCAGGTCCGGGCTGCCTTTCCCCTTGGCGCCCTGACCCAGAGCCACACCGGGAGCTACCACTGCCATTCATGGGAGGAGATGGCTGTATCGGAGCCCAGTGAGGCACTTGAGCTGCTGGGGACAG ACATCCTCCCCAAACCTGTCATTTCTGCTTCCCTCCCAATCCGGGGCCAGGAACTACAACTCCGGTGCAAAGGATGGCTGGCAGGCATGGGGTTTGCTCTGTATAAGGAGGGACAGCAAGAACCTGTCCAGCAACTTGGTGCAGTTGGAAGGGAAGCCGTCTTTACAATCCAAAGAATGGAGGATAAAGACGAAGGCAATTACAGCTGCCGCACTCACACTGAACAACGCCCCTTCAAGTGGTCTGAGCCCAGTGAGCCCCTGGAGCTTGTCATAAAAG AAATGTACCCTAAGCCCTTCTTCAAGACATGGGCCAGCCCCGTGGTCACTCCTGGTGCCCGAGTGACTTTCAATTGCTCCACCCCCCACCAGCATATGAGCTTTATTCTTTACAAAGATGGAAGTGAAATAGCATCCAGTGACAGGTCCTGGGCAAGTCCAGGGGCCAGTGCAGCTCACTTTCTAATCATTTCGGTGGGCATTGGTGATGGAGGGAATTACAGCTGCCGATATTATGACTTTTCTATCTGGTCTGAGCCCAGCGACCCTGTGGAGCTCGTGGTGACAG AATTCTACCCCAAACCCACTCTCCTGGCACAGCCAGGTCCCGTGGTGTTTCCTGGGAAGAGTGTGACCCTGCGCTGCCAAGGGACTTTCCAGGGCATGAGGTTCGCCCTCTTGCAAGAGGGAGCCCAGGTTCCCTTACAGTTTCAGAGTGTCTCAGGGAACTCAGCTGACTTCCTTCTCCACACTGTTGGAGCAGAGGACTCTGGGAACTATAGCTGTATCTACTATGAGACAACCATGTCAAACAGGGGGTCATATCTCAGTATACCCCTTATGATCTGGGTGACTG ACACATTCCCTAAGCCATGGTTGTTTGCTGAGCCCAGTTCTGTGGTTCCCATGGGGCAGAATGTTACTCTGTGGTGCCGAGGGCCAGTCCATGGTGTAGGATACATTCTGCACAAAGAAGAAGAAGCCACTTCAATGCAGCTCTGGGGATCCACCAGTAATGACGGGGCATTCCCCATCACCAATATATCTGGTGCTAGCATGGGGCGTTACAGCTGCTGCTACCACCCTGACTGGACCAGTTCTATCAAGATACAACCTAGCAACACCCTGGAACTCATAGTCACAG GCTTACTCCCCAAACCCAGCCTATTAGCCCAGCCTGGTCCCATGGTGTCCCCTGGCGAAAATATGACTCTTCAGTGTCAAGGGGAACTGCCAGACTCAACATTTGTCCTGTTGAAGGAGGGGACTCAGGATCCCTTAGAGCAACAGAGGCCAAGTGGGTACAGGGCTGACTTCTGGATGCCAGCAGTGAGAGGTGAAGATTCTGGGATCTATAGCTGTGTTTATTATTTGGACTCTGCTCCCTTTGCAGCTTCAAATCACAGTGACTCCCTGGAGATCTGGGTGACTG ACAAGCCCCCTAAACCTTCTCTGTCAGCCTGGCCCGGCACCATGTTCAAGCTGGGGAAGGACATCATCCTTCAGTGCCGAGGACCCCTGCCAGGTGTTGAATTTGTCCTAGAACATGATGGAGAAGAAGCACCTCAGCAGTTTTCAGAGGATGGAGACTTTGTCATCAACAATGTAGAAGGAAAAGGCATTGGAAACTACAGCTGCAGCTACCGCCTCCAGGCCTACCCTGATATCTGGTCAGAACCTAGTGATTCCCTGGAGCTGGTGGGGGCAGCAG GGCCTGTGGCTCAGGAGTGCACAGTAGGGAACATTGTCCGAAGTAGCCTAATCGTGGTGGTTGTTGTAGCCTTGGGGGTAGTACTAGCCATAGAGTGGAAGAAGTGGCCTCGACTGCGAACCAG AGGCTCAGAGACAGACGGAAGAGACCAGACCATTGCCCTTGAAGAGTGTAACCAAGAAGGAGAACCAGGCACCCCCGCCAATTCTCCTTCATCAACCTCTCGGAGAATCTCTGTGGAACTGCCAGTCCCAATATAA
- the IGSF1 gene encoding immunoglobulin superfamily member 1 isoform X7: MTLDRRGEGATMLKTFTVLLFCIRMSLGMTSIVMDPQPELWIESNYPQAPWENITLWCRSPSRISSKFLLLKDKTQMTWIRPSHKTFQVSFLIGALTESNAGLYRCCYWKEPGWSKPSKVLELEAPGQLPKPIFWIQAETPPLPGCNVNILCHGWLQDLVFMLFKEGYAEPVDYQVPTGTMAIFSIDNLTPEDEGVYICRTHIQMLPTLWSEPSNPLKLVVAGLYPKPTLTAHPGPIMAPGESLNLRCQGPIYGMTFALMRVEDLEKSFYHKKTIKNEAYFFFRSLKIQDTGHYLCFYYDISYRGSLLSDVLKIWVTDKPPKPSLSAWPSTVFKLGKAITLRCRVSHPVLEFSLEWEEREAFQKFSVDGDFIISNVDGKGTGTYSCSYRVETHPNIWSHRSEPLKLMGPAGYLTWNYVLNEAVRLSLIVQLVALLLVVLWIRWKCRRLRIREAWLLGTAQGVTMLFIVTALLSCGLCNGVLIEETEIVMPTPKPELWAETNFPLAPWKNLTLWCRSPSGSTKEFVLLKDGTGWIATRPASEQVRAAFPLGALTQSHTGSYHCHSWEEMAVSEPSEALELLGTDILPKPVISASLPIRGQELQLRCKGWLAGMGFALYKEGQQEPVQQLGAVGREAVFTIQRMEDKDEGNYSCRTHTEQRPFKWSEPSEPLELVIKEMYPKPFFKTWASPVVTPGARVTFNCSTPHQHMSFILYKDGSEIASSDRSWASPGASAAHFLIISVGIGDGGNYSCRYYDFSIWSEPSDPVELVVTEFYPKPTLLAQPGPVVFPGKSVTLRCQGTFQGMRFALLQEGAQVPLQFQSVSGNSADFLLHTVGAEDSGNYSCIYYETTMSNRGSYLSIPLMIWVTDTFPKPWLFAEPSSVVPMGQNVTLWCRGPVHGVGYILHKEEEATSMQLWGSTSNDGAFPITNISGASMGRYSCCYHPDWTSSIKIQPSNTLELIVTGLLPKPSLLAQPGPMVSPGENMTLQCQGELPDSTFVLLKEGTQDPLEQQRPTSNHSDSLEIWVTDKPPKPSLSAWPGTMFKLGKDIILQCRGPLPGVEFVLEHDGEEAPQQFSEDGDFVINNVEGKGIGNYSCSYRLQAYPDIWSEPSDSLELVGAAGPVAQECTVGNIVRSSLIVVVVVALGVVLAIEWKKWPRLRTRGSETDGRDQTIALEECNQEGEPGTPANSPSSTSRRISVELPVPI; this comes from the exons ATGACCCTGGACAGACGAGGGGAGGGAGCCACCATGCTGAAGACATTCACTGTTTTGCTCTTTTGCATTC GGATGAGTCTGGGTATGACATCGATAG TGATGGACCCTCAACCGGAGCTGTGGATAGAGTCCAACTACCCCCAGGCCCCTTGGGAGAACATCACGCTTTGGTGCCGAAGCCCCTCTCGGATATCAAGCAAGTTCCTGTTGCTGAAGGATAAGACACAGATGACCTGGATCCGCCCTTCCCACAAGACCTTCCAAGTTTCATTCCTTATAGGTGCCCTTACTGAGTCCAATGCAGGTCTTTACCGGTGCTGCTACTGGAAGGAGCCAGGCTGGTCAAAGCCCAGTAAAGTTCTAGAGTTGGAGGCACCAG GCCAGCTGCCCAAGCCCATCTTCTGGATTCAGGCTGAGACCCCCCCTCTTCCTGGATGTAATGTTAACATCCTCTGCCATGGCTGGCTGCAGGATTTGGTATTCATGCTGTTTAAAGAGGGATATGCAGAGCCTGTGGATTACCAAGTCCCAACTGGGACAATGGCTATATTCTCCATTGACAACCTGACACCTGAGGATGAAGGGGTTTACATCTGCCGCACTCATATCCAGATGCTCCCCACCCTGTGGTCAGAGCCCAGCAACCCCCTGAAGCTGGTTGTAGCAG GACTCTACCCCAAACCAACTTTGACAGCCCATCCTGGGCCCATCATGGCACCTGGAGAAAGCCTGAATCTCAGGTGTCAAGGGCCAATCTATGGAATGACCTTTGCCCTAATGAGGGTTGAAGACTTGGAGAAGTCCTTTTACCACAAGAAGACAATAAAAAACGAGGCATATTTCTTCTTCCGGTCTTTGAAGATCCAAGATACTGGACATTACCTCTGCTTTTACTATGACATTTCATATAGAGGTTCACTCCTTAGTGATGTCCTGAAAATCTGGGTAACTG ATAAGCCCCCCAAACCCTCCCTGTCAGCTTGGCCAAGCACTGTGTTCAAGCTAGGAAAGGCCATCACCCTTCGGTGCCGAGTATCTCATCCAGTACTGGAATTTTCTCTGgaatgggaagaaagagaagcatTCCAAAAATTCTCAGTAGACGGAGACTTCATCATCAGTAATGTTGATGGGAAAGGCACAGGGACTTACAGTTGCAGCTATCGCGTAGAGACACATCCTAACATCTGGTCACATCGCAGTGAGCCCCTGAAGCTGATGGGGCCAGCAG GCTATCTCACCTGGAATTACGTTCTGAATGAAGCTGTCAGGTTGTCTCTAATCGTGCAGCTTGTTGCCTTGCTGTTGGTAGTGCTGTGGATAAGGTGGAAGTGTCGGAGACTCAGAATCAG AGAAGCCTGGTTGCTGGGAACAGCTCAAGGGGTCACCATGCTCTTCATAGTCACGGCCCTTCTCTCCTGTG GACTGTGCAATGGGGTATTGATAGAAGAGACTG AAATAGTCATGCCAACCCCTAAGCCTGAGCTGTGGGCAGAGACCAACTTTCCTCTGGCCCCGTGGAAGAACTTAACCCTCTGGTGCAGAAGCCCTTCTGGCTCAACTAAGGAGTTTGTGCTGCTGAAGGACGGGACCGGGTGGATTGCAACTCGCCCGGCCTCAGAGCAGGTCCGGGCTGCCTTTCCCCTTGGCGCCCTGACCCAGAGCCACACCGGGAGCTACCACTGCCATTCATGGGAGGAGATGGCTGTATCGGAGCCCAGTGAGGCACTTGAGCTGCTGGGGACAG ACATCCTCCCCAAACCTGTCATTTCTGCTTCCCTCCCAATCCGGGGCCAGGAACTACAACTCCGGTGCAAAGGATGGCTGGCAGGCATGGGGTTTGCTCTGTATAAGGAGGGACAGCAAGAACCTGTCCAGCAACTTGGTGCAGTTGGAAGGGAAGCCGTCTTTACAATCCAAAGAATGGAGGATAAAGACGAAGGCAATTACAGCTGCCGCACTCACACTGAACAACGCCCCTTCAAGTGGTCTGAGCCCAGTGAGCCCCTGGAGCTTGTCATAAAAG AAATGTACCCTAAGCCCTTCTTCAAGACATGGGCCAGCCCCGTGGTCACTCCTGGTGCCCGAGTGACTTTCAATTGCTCCACCCCCCACCAGCATATGAGCTTTATTCTTTACAAAGATGGAAGTGAAATAGCATCCAGTGACAGGTCCTGGGCAAGTCCAGGGGCCAGTGCAGCTCACTTTCTAATCATTTCGGTGGGCATTGGTGATGGAGGGAATTACAGCTGCCGATATTATGACTTTTCTATCTGGTCTGAGCCCAGCGACCCTGTGGAGCTCGTGGTGACAG AATTCTACCCCAAACCCACTCTCCTGGCACAGCCAGGTCCCGTGGTGTTTCCTGGGAAGAGTGTGACCCTGCGCTGCCAAGGGACTTTCCAGGGCATGAGGTTCGCCCTCTTGCAAGAGGGAGCCCAGGTTCCCTTACAGTTTCAGAGTGTCTCAGGGAACTCAGCTGACTTCCTTCTCCACACTGTTGGAGCAGAGGACTCTGGGAACTATAGCTGTATCTACTATGAGACAACCATGTCAAACAGGGGGTCATATCTCAGTATACCCCTTATGATCTGGGTGACTG ACACATTCCCTAAGCCATGGTTGTTTGCTGAGCCCAGTTCTGTGGTTCCCATGGGGCAGAATGTTACTCTGTGGTGCCGAGGGCCAGTCCATGGTGTAGGATACATTCTGCACAAAGAAGAAGAAGCCACTTCAATGCAGCTCTGGGGATCCACCAGTAATGACGGGGCATTCCCCATCACCAATATATCTGGTGCTAGCATGGGGCGTTACAGCTGCTGCTACCACCCTGACTGGACCAGTTCTATCAAGATACAACCTAGCAACACCCTGGAACTCATAGTCACAG GCTTACTCCCCAAACCCAGCCTATTAGCCCAGCCTGGTCCCATGGTGTCCCCTGGCGAAAATATGACTCTTCAGTGTCAAGGGGAACTGCCAGACTCAACATTTGTCCTGTTGAAGGAGGGGACTCAGGATCCCTTAGAGCAACAGAGGCCAA CTTCAAATCACAGTGACTCCCTGGAGATCTGGGTGACTG ACAAGCCCCCTAAACCTTCTCTGTCAGCCTGGCCCGGCACCATGTTCAAGCTGGGGAAGGACATCATCCTTCAGTGCCGAGGACCCCTGCCAGGTGTTGAATTTGTCCTAGAACATGATGGAGAAGAAGCACCTCAGCAGTTTTCAGAGGATGGAGACTTTGTCATCAACAATGTAGAAGGAAAAGGCATTGGAAACTACAGCTGCAGCTACCGCCTCCAGGCCTACCCTGATATCTGGTCAGAACCTAGTGATTCCCTGGAGCTGGTGGGGGCAGCAG GGCCTGTGGCTCAGGAGTGCACAGTAGGGAACATTGTCCGAAGTAGCCTAATCGTGGTGGTTGTTGTAGCCTTGGGGGTAGTACTAGCCATAGAGTGGAAGAAGTGGCCTCGACTGCGAACCAG AGGCTCAGAGACAGACGGAAGAGACCAGACCATTGCCCTTGAAGAGTGTAACCAAGAAGGAGAACCAGGCACCCCCGCCAATTCTCCTTCATCAACCTCTCGGAGAATCTCTGTGGAACTGCCAGTCCCAATATAA